In Isosphaera pallida ATCC 43644, the sequence GGTGCTCTTTGGTGGAGCGGGGCGGCCGATGGCGACGGCCGGAGCCTCAGGAGGCCGACGAGTTCAGGACTTCGTTGATGGGAAGCGGGTTGGTGGTCGTGGGTTGGGGCACTGGCAAATCGCGGTAGATCTCGAACAGAGTGTCCATCGTGAAAACGGCCGCTTCCTGGATCGCCTCACGATGGCTGGTGGGTTGGGTGGCGGCGAACTGGTCCAAACCGGCTTTGAAGCGGGACCAGACCGCCGGGCGGTCCACACGGCCTTCGGCGTGGTAGTCCAGACCGTGACCGGGCTGGTCGTCGGTGTTGAGCAGCTTGACCAGCGAGTTGGTCAGCAACATCGAGCCCATCCGCGATCCCTCCACAACATAGAGCGCGCCGAGCAGGGCATGGGGTTGATCGACCGCGATTCGTTCCAACCACTGGGCGAACCGGTCCAACGCCGGGTGGGGACGGGGGGGACCGTCGTTGGTGGCGCCGTGTTGGTTCCAGAACGCCAGGTCGCGGTTCAGAGTTTCGGTGCGCTCCATGACCAATGGATTGTACAGGCCGCCTAGCGTCTCGGGTTGGCGGACCAGGACTTGGTTGAGCGCGGATTCCAGGAGACGGTGGAGGTGCCGCAACTGATGCAGCGCCAGCACGTAGTGGGGGGGATCGAGAG encodes:
- a CDS encoding biliverdin-producing heme oxygenase, with the translated sequence MSHDASTTAHADSLARAIRTRLAERHDAIERLPFAEALVKGPLDPPHYVLALHQLRHLHRLLESALNQVLVRQPETLGGLYNPLVMERTETLNRDLAFWNQHGATNDGPPRPHPALDRFAQWLERIAVDQPHALLGALYVVEGSRMGSMLLTNSLVKLLNTDDQPGHGLDYHAEGRVDRPAVWSRFKAGLDQFAATQPTSHREAIQEAAVFTMDTLFEIYRDLPVPQPTTTNPLPINEVLNSSAS